In Verrucomicrobiales bacterium, the following are encoded in one genomic region:
- a CDS encoding SET domain-containing protein-lysine N-methyltransferase — translation MPLPGASTSVPEHPQLSFRSSGIHGTGAFAKVAIPSGTRLIEYLGERIDKAESLRRCLRQNEYIFTLDDESDLDGDVHWNPARLLNHSCDPNCEALNEEGHIWIHTIRPIAPEEEVTFNYGFDLEGFREHPCRCGSPKCVGYMVAEEYHDRVRKAVAKKPKG, via the coding sequence ATGCCCTTGCCTGGCGCATCGACGTCGGTACCCGAACATCCTCAGCTCTCCTTCCGCAGCTCTGGCATCCACGGAACCGGAGCCTTCGCCAAAGTTGCAATACCTTCGGGAACACGCCTGATCGAGTATCTTGGCGAACGCATCGACAAGGCTGAATCCCTCCGCAGGTGCCTGCGCCAAAACGAGTACATCTTCACCCTCGACGACGAGTCAGATCTGGACGGGGATGTGCATTGGAACCCCGCCCGTTTGCTCAACCACAGCTGCGACCCCAATTGCGAAGCCTTGAATGAGGAGGGGCACATCTGGATCCACACGATACGTCCCATCGCTCCAGAGGAAGAGGTCACCTTCAACTACGGCTTCGATCTGGAAGGGTTCCGCGAACATCCCTGTCGATGCGGCTCCCCAAAATGCGTCGGCTACATGGTTGCTGAAGAATACCACGATCGAGTCCGCAAGGCCGTGGCCAAAAAGCCGAAGGGGTAG
- a CDS encoding extradiol dioxygenase codes for MKPNNEKDQRDVTAGRPDHRPDRNIWAGLTYDDATAARAWLMALGFAPGLVIPGPGTDEIHHSEMLWPEGGRVMVSSRGTRPVALEPPRGSGVLYVVTTDPDVVYARALALGAPVERELCDQTDYVSRDFTIRDVEGNRWSFGTYCG; via the coding sequence GTGAAGCCTAACAACGAAAAAGACCAGCGTGATGTGACAGCGGGACGGCCCGATCATCGTCCGGATCGTAACATCTGGGCGGGACTCACATACGATGACGCCACGGCGGCCAGAGCCTGGCTGATGGCATTGGGATTTGCACCCGGCCTCGTCATACCGGGCCCGGGGACAGACGAGATACATCATAGCGAGATGCTTTGGCCGGAAGGCGGGCGCGTGATGGTCTCCAGTCGAGGCACGCGCCCCGTTGCACTCGAGCCACCTCGCGGCAGCGGCGTGCTCTACGTCGTCACTACTGACCCAGACGTCGTGTACGCCAGGGCACTGGCCCTCGGTGCTCCGGTGGAGCGCGAACTGTGCGACCAGACCGATTATGTGTCGCGGGATTTTACCATTCGCGATGTTGAAGGCAATCGTTGGAGTTTTGGCACCTATTGTGGCTAG
- the hisS gene encoding histidine--tRNA ligase translates to MERLPGFRDFYPEPLPSKDVWSADARRYLFDRWAAVARRYGFREYDGPPLETLELYTAKSGDEIVGQLYNFTDKGDRPVAMRPEMTPTLARMVAAHQRNYPKPIKWFSIPQLFRYERQQKGRLREHFQLNADVFGEKDPAVDAELISLLIDTLRAVGLTAEDFVVRLSSRNAWQDFFAAGGGKPENAYAFFQVIDKLERESEADSAAKLSALGFSLDQVQEFIRAAEPTAELAAVLSNLNARGLGEFVKIDYNVIRGLAYYTGPVFEAFDRQGEFRAIAGGGRYDHLVKLISGGKVDLPALGFGMGDVVLMELLKARGKLPVFSAGVEVFCLVPDEAARPAALKLVQELRDAGRTVEYSLTPAKLDKQLKRALDMSARWTVQADGETEVVLRNLATREEVRVPRAEIRERLV, encoded by the coding sequence ATGGAACGCTTGCCCGGTTTTCGAGATTTTTACCCCGAGCCTCTCCCCAGCAAAGACGTGTGGAGTGCGGACGCGCGTCGTTATCTGTTTGACCGCTGGGCCGCTGTCGCCCGTCGCTACGGATTTCGGGAATACGACGGTCCGCCGTTGGAGACGCTGGAGTTGTACACCGCGAAGAGCGGCGATGAGATCGTCGGCCAGCTGTACAACTTCACCGACAAGGGGGACCGACCGGTCGCGATGCGACCCGAGATGACGCCGACCCTGGCTCGGATGGTCGCCGCGCATCAGCGAAATTATCCCAAGCCGATCAAGTGGTTCTCCATTCCGCAACTGTTCCGCTATGAACGTCAGCAAAAGGGGCGTCTGCGTGAACACTTCCAGCTGAACGCGGATGTTTTTGGCGAGAAGGATCCAGCGGTTGACGCCGAGTTGATCTCGCTCCTGATCGACACGCTGCGGGCGGTGGGCCTGACGGCGGAAGATTTTGTGGTGCGTCTCAGCAGCCGGAACGCCTGGCAGGATTTCTTTGCGGCGGGCGGGGGAAAGCCGGAGAACGCGTACGCGTTTTTCCAAGTGATCGACAAGCTCGAGCGCGAGTCTGAGGCCGACAGCGCCGCCAAGCTCTCGGCCCTGGGCTTTTCCTTGGATCAGGTTCAGGAGTTCATCCGTGCGGCTGAGCCGACCGCCGAGCTGGCGGCGGTGCTTTCCAACTTGAACGCCCGCGGGTTGGGTGAGTTCGTGAAGATTGACTACAATGTCATTCGCGGGTTGGCCTACTACACCGGGCCGGTCTTCGAAGCCTTCGACCGGCAGGGCGAATTTCGCGCGATCGCTGGGGGCGGGCGCTATGATCATTTGGTGAAACTCATCAGCGGCGGCAAGGTTGACTTGCCCGCCTTGGGCTTTGGCATGGGCGACGTCGTGCTCATGGAGTTGCTGAAAGCCCGAGGCAAGCTCCCGGTTTTTTCGGCGGGCGTGGAAGTCTTTTGCTTAGTTCCCGACGAGGCTGCCCGGCCAGCTGCCTTGAAACTCGTGCAGGAGTTGCGCGATGCCGGGCGAACGGTGGAGTATTCACTCACTCCGGCCAAGCTCGACAAGCAGTTAAAGCGAGCGTTGGACATGAGCGCGCGTTGGACGGTGCAAGCCGATGGCGAAACCGAGGTCGTATTGCGAAATCTCGCGACTCGGGAAGAAGTCCGCGTTCCTAGGGCGGAAATCCGCGAACGGCTGGTGTAG